The Lysobacter panacisoli genome includes a window with the following:
- the ybgF gene encoding tol-pal system protein YbgF, which translates to MVRKTLLAAAFAAALVAAAPAAAQRASLADRVAALEQQASNNQGNVDLLNQVSQLRNEVQALRSQIEELQQQNQQLLQSSKAQYLDLDGRINRLESGAPVTPPATNAAPAPAAKPPAKPASPSASAKDRPPAVYGDKGALAKNSDERAAYDTAFNALKGGDYVESSRLFQAFIETYPEGTYTPNALYWLGESYYVTQNYQLAQVQFQSLLDRYPTHDKAPGAMLKVGLSQIGLKQVEAAERTLADVSTRYPGTDAARSASDRLNALQLGRLR; encoded by the coding sequence ATGGTCCGCAAGACCCTACTTGCAGCAGCGTTCGCGGCGGCCCTCGTGGCCGCCGCGCCCGCCGCCGCGCAACGCGCCAGCCTGGCCGATCGCGTCGCCGCGCTCGAGCAGCAGGCATCCAACAACCAGGGCAACGTCGACCTGCTCAACCAGGTCAGCCAGCTTCGCAACGAAGTGCAGGCACTGCGTTCCCAGATCGAAGAACTGCAACAGCAGAACCAGCAATTGCTGCAGAGCTCCAAGGCCCAGTACCTGGACCTGGACGGCCGCATCAATCGTCTGGAAAGCGGCGCCCCGGTGACCCCGCCGGCCACCAACGCCGCCCCGGCTCCGGCTGCCAAGCCCCCGGCCAAGCCCGCCAGCCCATCGGCTTCCGCGAAGGACCGCCCACCGGCGGTCTACGGCGACAAGGGCGCGCTGGCCAAGAATTCTGACGAACGCGCCGCGTACGACACCGCGTTCAATGCGCTCAAGGGCGGCGACTACGTCGAGTCCTCGCGCCTGTTCCAGGCCTTCATCGAGACCTACCCCGAAGGCACCTACACGCCCAACGCGCTGTACTGGCTGGGCGAGAGCTACTACGTCACCCAGAACTACCAGCTCGCTCAGGTGCAGTTCCAGTCCCTGCTGGACCGCTACCCGACCCATGACAAGGCCCCGGGCGCGATGCTCAAGGTCGGCCTGTCGCAGATCGGCCTGAAGCAGGTCGAGGCCGCCGAGCGCACGCTCGCCGACGTCTCCACCCGCTATCCCGGCACCGATGCCGCCCGCTCGGCCAGCGATCGCCTCAACGCCCTGCAACTCGGCCGCCTGCGCTAA